From Bos javanicus breed banteng chromosome 5, ARS-OSU_banteng_1.0, whole genome shotgun sequence, the proteins below share one genomic window:
- the ART4 gene encoding ecto-ADP-ribosyltransferase 4 isoform X1, producing MELRGQRNALHTNKCCPLTNHCRRILLANTAASAVRIWLLRGQLLLLLLCSGLQRPTIAVKIDFDLTPNSFDDQYRGCSQQVMEMLLQGDYFMEELESSKHYRKVWHQTHLNWLNQEKPLPGNMTITHALAVSVYLSDDRVHLDFSRAMASAAGSPQQYKHSFRFKYLHYFLTSAIQLLRKEIVSRKDSLCYKVQHELKGVYLRAPVGAIVRFGQFLSTSPAREQAQRFGNQTLFTMLTCLGAPVQDFSLKKEVLVPPYELFKVVNVSYHPRGNWLQLLSNGTQSTYNCQLLKASSRKCIPTPLVVASLSFLTSVIIFSKSGA from the exons ATGGAGCTGCGAGGGCAAAGAAACGCTCTGCACACAAACAAATGCTGTCCCCTGACCAatcattgcagaaggattcttctGGCAAATACTGCAGCCTCTGCGGTGAGAATCTGGCTCCTGAGGGGGCAGCTTCTTCTCCTGCTGCTGTGCTCTGGTCTGCAGAGACCCACG ATTGCAGTTAAAATCGACTTTGACTTGACACCAAATTCCTTTGATGATCAGTACCGAGGCTGCAGCCAACAAGTCATGGAGATGCTGCTTCAAGGGGATTATTTCATGGAAGAACTAGAATCCAGTAAGCATTACCGCAAGGTCTGGCACCAAACACACTTAAACTGGTTGAACCAAGAGAAACCTCTCCCCGGGAACATGACTATTACACATGCTCTGGCTGTCTCGGTTTATTTATCGGACgacagagttcacttagacttcTCCAGAGCCATGGCCAGTGCTGCTGGGTCTCCGCAGCAGTATAAACATTCATTCCGTTTCAAATATCTACACTACTTCCTGACCTCAGCAATCCAGCTGCTGAGGAAAGAGATTGTCTCGAGGAAAGACTCTCTGTGTTACAAGGTGCAGCATGAGTTGAAGGGCGTTTACTTGCGAGCCCCCGTGGGTGCGATCGTTCGCTTTGGCCAATTCCTCTCCACCTCCCCAGCAAGAGAACAGGCACAGAGGTTTGGGAACCAAACTCTATTTACCATGTTGACCTGCCTGGGGGCACCAGTACAAGACTTCTCTCTCAAGAAGGAGGTCTTGGTCCCTCCCTATGAGCTGTTTAAAGTTGTCAATGTGAGCTACCATCCAAGAGGAAATTGGTTGCAATTGCTGTCAAATGGGACCCAAAGCACGTACAACTGTCAGCTGCTAAAAG
- the ART4 gene encoding ecto-ADP-ribosyltransferase 4 isoform X2: protein MELRGQRNALHTNKCCPLTNHCRRILLANTAASAVRIWLLRGQLLLLLLCSGLQRPTIAVKIDFDLTPNSFDDQYRGCSQQVMEMLLQGDYFMEELESSKHYRKVWHQTHLNWLNQEKPLPGNMTITHALAVSVYLSDDRVHLDFSRAMASAAGSPQQYKHSFRFKYLHYFLTSAIQLLRKEIVSRKDSLCYKVQHELKGVYLRAPVGAIVRFGQFLSTSPAREQAQRFGNQTLFTMLTCLGAPVQDFSLKKEVLVPPYELFKVVNVSYHPRGNWLQLLSNGTQSTYNCQLLKGFSSLSCQEATIS from the exons ATGGAGCTGCGAGGGCAAAGAAACGCTCTGCACACAAACAAATGCTGTCCCCTGACCAatcattgcagaaggattcttctGGCAAATACTGCAGCCTCTGCGGTGAGAATCTGGCTCCTGAGGGGGCAGCTTCTTCTCCTGCTGCTGTGCTCTGGTCTGCAGAGACCCACG ATTGCAGTTAAAATCGACTTTGACTTGACACCAAATTCCTTTGATGATCAGTACCGAGGCTGCAGCCAACAAGTCATGGAGATGCTGCTTCAAGGGGATTATTTCATGGAAGAACTAGAATCCAGTAAGCATTACCGCAAGGTCTGGCACCAAACACACTTAAACTGGTTGAACCAAGAGAAACCTCTCCCCGGGAACATGACTATTACACATGCTCTGGCTGTCTCGGTTTATTTATCGGACgacagagttcacttagacttcTCCAGAGCCATGGCCAGTGCTGCTGGGTCTCCGCAGCAGTATAAACATTCATTCCGTTTCAAATATCTACACTACTTCCTGACCTCAGCAATCCAGCTGCTGAGGAAAGAGATTGTCTCGAGGAAAGACTCTCTGTGTTACAAGGTGCAGCATGAGTTGAAGGGCGTTTACTTGCGAGCCCCCGTGGGTGCGATCGTTCGCTTTGGCCAATTCCTCTCCACCTCCCCAGCAAGAGAACAGGCACAGAGGTTTGGGAACCAAACTCTATTTACCATGTTGACCTGCCTGGGGGCACCAGTACAAGACTTCTCTCTCAAGAAGGAGGTCTTGGTCCCTCCCTATGAGCTGTTTAAAGTTGTCAATGTGAGCTACCATCCAAGAGGAAATTGGTTGCAATTGCTGTCAAATGGGACCCAAAGCACGTACAACTGTCAGCTGCTAAAAG gtttttcatcgctttcctgccaagaagcaaccatctcctga